The following proteins come from a genomic window of Nostoc sp. KVJ3:
- a CDS encoding GIY-YIG nuclease family protein: MWLKFGVNEEGILICIEDINRGKTLLKCPYCDGGLTAKKGKVKEHHFAHNDQTCRPIANREFPTLPLYDNFNVQLSGKDLAQLKLLWKEYGVKNYPISSYLVTPGLIKAGMLRKNLYITPREYEFSDLGKIPVGVLEFRQFNDVQEPLLLKKLLKLELAFKHAEYKNAPDLGYRLTDLKLYRAQLQRILCSRLYFLEIETNIGIIYKIGVTTRPVIKRVAEVKIDLLAYYSSVAIKVLGTWEHRGNVELYFKHRYQGFNYPIGSLTEYYKFNTEDAKIVLSDLQQMQQKILSLDEINILEENTSLIQVAV; this comes from the coding sequence ATGTGGCTAAAATTTGGTGTAAATGAAGAAGGTATCTTGATATGTATTGAAGATATCAACAGGGGAAAGACTTTACTTAAGTGTCCTTATTGTGATGGTGGTCTAACGGCTAAAAAAGGCAAGGTAAAAGAGCATCATTTTGCTCATAATGACCAAACTTGTCGCCCTATAGCTAACCGAGAATTTCCAACTCTACCGCTGTATGATAATTTTAATGTTCAGTTATCCGGCAAGGATTTAGCACAGTTAAAACTCCTCTGGAAGGAGTACGGAGTCAAAAATTATCCTATCAGTTCCTACTTAGTTACTCCAGGGTTGATAAAAGCAGGAATGTTGAGAAAAAACTTATACATAACCCCAAGAGAATATGAATTTAGTGATTTGGGTAAAATTCCTGTCGGGGTGCTAGAGTTCAGGCAATTCAACGATGTGCAAGAGCCGCTATTACTTAAAAAACTGCTGAAACTGGAGCTAGCTTTTAAACACGCCGAATACAAAAACGCTCCAGATTTAGGATACCGACTTACTGATTTGAAGCTGTATCGCGCTCAACTTCAACGTATTCTATGTTCTAGACTGTATTTTTTAGAGATTGAAACTAATATTGGAATTATCTACAAAATAGGAGTAACTACTAGACCCGTTATCAAGCGAGTGGCAGAGGTAAAAATTGATTTACTTGCTTATTATTCGAGTGTTGCTATTAAAGTATTAGGAACTTGGGAGCATAGAGGTAATGTTGAACTGTATTTTAAACACCGCTATCAAGGCTTTAATTATCCCATCGGCAGTTTAACTGAGTATTATAAGTTTAATACTGAGGATGCCAAAATCGTGCTGAGTGACCTGCAACAAATGCAACAAAAAATACTATCTCTTGATGAAATAAATATTCTTGAGGAGAATACTAGCTTGATTCAAGTTGCTGTGTAG
- a CDS encoding heteromeric transposase endonuclease subunit TnsA produces the protein MLSDQEFEQWCHRLGLPETTKEFVQQIRCSEPVRKVGGGAKNVCGSYPSQKMGKTIQFESHKVELPAIVEYENDEDVLEYYDQPVRLSISFESKSGRRMVTSHIPDFLVIRHNCPGFEEWKTSERLKTLTHKQPTRYQHNENGKWQAPPVETKVQSLGLYYHLRTDQKINWIAYRNHQFLRVYLSQENIVSPEARTRVIESVTANPGMTLKQLLLSTNTSWVDDIYALIATKQLYVDLKGIGLSEPEKVHLFSSQQVAEAYNLIMSKKAAATLDKGQQIDVAVGATVFWDGKSLSVIQIGEKKIVLQGENHLIGLSHTDFETLISQKEITGIEAQGVKSTQIWEQLKCASPEDLAVANYRQKIIEPYLHKDKDPPTNSPVSERTIRR, from the coding sequence ATGCTCAGTGACCAAGAATTTGAACAATGGTGTCATCGGCTCGGTTTACCAGAGACGACAAAAGAATTTGTACAGCAAATCCGTTGTTCGGAGCCTGTAAGGAAAGTAGGTGGCGGGGCGAAAAATGTTTGTGGTAGCTACCCAAGCCAAAAAATGGGAAAAACGATTCAGTTTGAGTCCCACAAAGTAGAATTGCCTGCGATCGTAGAGTACGAAAACGACGAAGATGTTTTGGAATACTATGACCAACCAGTTCGTCTAAGCATATCATTTGAGTCGAAAAGCGGGCGTAGGATGGTGACGAGTCATATTCCTGATTTCTTAGTAATTCGGCATAACTGTCCAGGGTTTGAAGAATGGAAAACTAGCGAACGTCTCAAAACACTCACTCACAAACAACCCACAAGGTATCAACACAACGAAAATGGTAAATGGCAGGCTCCACCGGTAGAAACTAAAGTTCAATCATTGGGGCTTTACTATCACCTTCGTACAGATCAGAAAATAAACTGGATTGCTTATCGCAACCATCAGTTTCTCAGAGTTTACTTGAGCCAAGAAAATATAGTTAGTCCAGAAGCAAGGACAAGAGTTATTGAATCTGTTACAGCTAATCCGGGGATGACCCTGAAACAATTACTCTTATCAACAAATACCAGTTGGGTAGATGATATTTATGCCTTGATTGCAACAAAGCAGTTATATGTAGACTTGAAAGGCATAGGGTTGAGTGAACCAGAAAAAGTTCATCTGTTTAGTAGCCAGCAGGTAGCAGAAGCTTATAACTTAATCATGTCTAAAAAGGCTGCTGCCACCCTTGATAAGGGGCAACAGATTGATGTGGCGGTTGGTGCAACGGTGTTCTGGGATGGAAAAAGTTTATCTGTAATTCAGATTGGAGAGAAAAAAATTGTTTTGCAAGGTGAAAATCATCTAATTGGGTTAAGCCATACAGACTTTGAAACACTAATTTCACAAAAAGAAATTACTGGCATTGAAGCTCAAGGAGTAAAATCAACTCAAATTTGGGAACAGCTAAAATGCGCTAGCCCAGAAGACTTAGCCGTAGCTAACTACCGCCAGAAAATCATTGAACCATATCTGCATAAAGATAAAGATCCGCCAACCAATAGTCCTGTGTCTGAGCGAACAATTCGCAGATGA
- a CDS encoding Mu transposase C-terminal domain-containing protein has translation MNKTNNPKAQAVWTLPEIYEYFCEYIYVIYDQREHPALGQSPCVAFEKGLTQSGMHFGQRIVNDENFQIFTLPSTPKGSAKVVPKLGVKVNHIYYWSIDDSFLHPEVEGTQVPIRYDPWDVGTAYAYVKNAWVRCISQHYSSLQGHSQREIRLASIEIRQQKKQYNQKVTIKAKDLAQYLESAEAQETLQIQRLRDFAATGVRQIVSSKIVKQAQSVVKEDLADIKNNVTEELRLPNKLEPQEINPRRIQPYSQQELW, from the coding sequence GTGAATAAGACGAATAATCCAAAAGCACAAGCTGTATGGACGTTACCGGAAATCTATGAGTATTTTTGTGAATATATTTATGTAATTTATGACCAGAGAGAACATCCTGCACTAGGACAATCACCATGTGTTGCATTTGAAAAGGGGCTAACTCAAAGTGGAATGCACTTTGGTCAAAGAATTGTTAATGATGAAAATTTTCAGATTTTTACTTTGCCATCAACTCCAAAAGGAAGTGCCAAAGTTGTACCAAAGCTTGGGGTAAAAGTTAATCATATTTACTACTGGTCAATAGATGATTCTTTTCTCCATCCTGAAGTTGAAGGAACCCAAGTACCTATTAGATATGATCCCTGGGATGTGGGTACGGCTTATGCCTATGTCAAAAATGCTTGGGTGCGTTGTATTTCACAACATTATTCATCGTTACAAGGACATTCCCAACGAGAAATTCGGCTTGCTAGCATCGAAATACGTCAGCAGAAAAAGCAGTACAACCAGAAAGTCACAATTAAGGCTAAGGACTTAGCACAGTATCTAGAATCAGCCGAAGCTCAAGAGACTTTACAAATACAACGATTACGAGATTTTGCAGCAACTGGAGTTCGTCAAATTGTGTCTTCTAAAATAGTGAAGCAAGCACAATCTGTTGTTAAAGAAGATTTAGCCGATATTAAAAATAATGTTACAGAAGAACTAAGACTGCCAAATAAATTAGAGCCTCAAGAAATTAATCCCAGGCGAATCCAACCGTACTCTCAACAGGAGCTGTGGTAA
- a CDS encoding DNA/RNA non-specific endonuclease: MLFNFWRKVYRNGWLTGVVIVLLITFNTLFSAKGATTVEGFETGSKGSYASSDVTLSTGLWNLDDALIGNLASDAKSGTQSARIRNSGKVSMKFDRSTGAGTVSIKHAKFGSDGSTNWQLWCSSNSGSSWLQVGSTVTTSSTTLQTATFTPNISGTSRCEVRKSDGTTNRTNIDDITITDYSTSGGNGSTSVHLTMGNPSGAAASDINNYLLDKAQYAVGYNCSLGRSNWVSWQLNSSWLGSTPRQDDFRADTTLPAGCYQVQSTDFSGSGFDRGHMTPSGDRTSTVAVNSSTFLMSNMIAQAPDNNQGIWANLEDYARTLVSQGKEVYIISGGYGVGGTGSNGTFTTIAGGKVTVPNRTWKILVVLDTPGSGASGVTTSTRVIAVNIPNAQGVRTADWRNYRVSVDSLESLTGFDFLSLVSTSIQSVIEARVDNL; encoded by the coding sequence ATGTTATTTAATTTTTGGCGCAAAGTTTATCGTAATGGGTGGTTGACAGGAGTAGTAATAGTTTTACTAATTACCTTCAACACGTTATTTAGTGCAAAAGGTGCAACGACTGTTGAAGGTTTTGAAACTGGCTCAAAAGGCAGTTATGCTTCCTCTGATGTCACCCTCAGCACAGGTCTTTGGAATTTAGATGATGCCTTGATTGGGAATCTTGCTAGTGATGCTAAAAGCGGTACACAATCTGCACGTATTCGCAACAGTGGTAAAGTTTCAATGAAATTTGACCGCAGCACTGGTGCTGGTACAGTTAGCATTAAACACGCAAAGTTTGGTTCTGATGGTAGTACCAATTGGCAGTTGTGGTGTTCAAGTAATAGTGGTAGTTCATGGTTACAAGTAGGTTCAACAGTCACAACTAGTTCAACAACCTTACAGACTGCAACTTTTACGCCTAACATCTCTGGCACATCTCGCTGTGAAGTCCGCAAGAGTGATGGTACTACTAACAGAACCAACATTGATGATATTACCATCACCGATTATAGTACTTCAGGTGGTAACGGTAGTACAAGTGTACACCTAACAATGGGTAATCCCAGTGGTGCTGCGGCTTCAGATATAAACAATTATTTGCTGGATAAAGCGCAGTATGCAGTTGGATACAATTGTTCATTAGGACGATCCAATTGGGTATCTTGGCAGTTGAATAGTAGTTGGTTAGGAAGCACACCAAGACAAGATGACTTTCGTGCGGATACTACCTTACCAGCAGGATGCTATCAAGTTCAATCTACCGATTTTAGTGGTAGTGGATTTGATAGAGGACACATGACCCCTTCAGGCGATCGGACTAGTACAGTTGCGGTTAACTCCAGCACCTTTTTGATGTCCAACATGATTGCACAAGCACCTGATAACAATCAGGGGATTTGGGCTAACTTAGAAGATTACGCTAGAACTCTGGTTAGCCAGGGAAAAGAAGTCTACATTATATCTGGTGGATATGGCGTAGGTGGGACTGGGAGCAATGGAACTTTTACCACGATTGCTGGTGGTAAGGTGACAGTTCCTAATCGCACTTGGAAAATTCTTGTTGTCTTAGACACTCCTGGGTCTGGAGCCTCTGGTGTCACGACATCTACAAGGGTGATTGCAGTTAACATTCCCAACGCCCAAGGGGTTCGGACTGCTGACTGGAGAAACTACCGAGTCAGTGTTGATTCACTTGAATCTCTAACCGGATTCGATTTTCTATCACTTGTTTCAACATCTATCCAATCTGTAATAGAAGCACGAGTTGATAATTTGTAA
- a CDS encoding IS630 family transposase (programmed frameshift) yields the protein MKPYSLDFRQKIFDTYLSGGISQRQLANKFCVSLGFIEKLLKQYRETASIAPKVRTKQTPPKLNEEQIKILEEIVEAKNDSTLSEIRSELKEKTGITIGISTVDRMLQRIEISLKKKTLHAAEKQTERVQLLRVQFWLQLHGIPAENLVFLDEAGANLSLIRHSARSKKGKRAHGSRPQKRCKNVSIIGAIALKGVISQYSILGASDRLTFEAYISQKLVPKLWEGACVIMDNCSIHKGGDIEKLIESAGAKLIYLPPYSPDFSPIETCWSKIKSLLRSLEARSYPDLAKAIESAFNQVSLNDIYNWFTHSCYCTSLD from the exons ATGAAACCATATTCCCTCGACTTTCGCCAAAAAATATTTGATACATACTTGTCAGGTGGAATATCACAACGTCAATTAGCAAACAAATTTTGTGTCAGTTTAGGTTTTATTGAGAAATTACTAAAGCAATATAGAGAAACAGCAAGTATAGCTCCTAAAGTTAGGACAAAACAAACTCCTCCAAAGCTCAACGAAGAACAAATTAAGATTCTTGAAGAAATAGTTGAAGCTAAGAATGATTCGACTTTATCAGAAATTCGCTCAGAACTCAAAGAAAAAACAGGAATAACAATTGGTATATCTACAGTAGACAGGATGTTACAGAGGATAGAGATAAGCCTAAA AAAAAAAACATTGCACGCCGCAGAAAAACAGACTGAAAGAGTTCAATTATTAAGAGTACAGTTCTGGCTTCAACTTCATGGGATACCGGCGGAAAACCTTGTATTTCTTGACGAAGCAGGAGCTAATCTATCTTTAATAAGACACTCCGCTCGTTCTAAAAAAGGTAAAAGAGCGCATGGCTCACGACCTCAAAAACGCTGTAAAAATGTCTCCATAATTGGAGCGATTGCTCTCAAAGGCGTGATTAGTCAATATAGTATTTTAGGAGCATCTGACAGGCTGACATTTGAGGCTTACATTTCTCAAAAATTAGTTCCAAAGCTGTGGGAAGGCGCTTGTGTAATCATGGATAATTGTTCAATTCATAAAGGTGGAGATATTGAGAAATTAATCGAATCTGCTGGAGCTAAATTGATTTATTTGCCACCATATTCTCCTGATTTTTCACCAATTGAAACCTGTTGGTCAAAAATTAAAAGTTTACTACGTTCTCTTGAAGCTAGAAGTTATCCAGACTTAGCAAAAGCAATTGAAAGTGCTTTTAATCAAGTCTCGTTAAATGATATTTATAATTGGTTTACCCATTCTTGTTACTGTACTTCACTAGACTGA
- a CDS encoding isochorismatase family protein: protein MSEVLLVVDMQNGFMPDKCRHIIPTVIKLIERFLATGKLVKFTRFINTADSNYVKLIHWSKLIYEPETSKHGDAPNDCLLGYTLHNEILGSLL, encoded by the coding sequence ATGAGCGAAGTCCTTCTTGTAGTAGATATGCAAAACGGTTTTATGCCTGACAAATGCAGACATATTATTCCTACTGTCATTAAATTAATTGAGCGTTTTTTGGCGACTGGTAAACTCGTTAAATTTACAAGATTTATCAATACTGCTGACAGTAATTATGTCAAACTAATTCATTGGTCAAAGTTGATATATGAACCAGAAACGAGCAAACACGGAGATGCACCCAACGACTGTTTATTAGGATACACTCTTCACAACGAAATACTGGGTAGTTTGCTTTAG
- a CDS encoding TniB family NTP-binding protein, with product MNWIKSIANTTGTVHILFGTYDLLNCCRLSGQVSRRSEDIHLPRYCSDSKVSDVWRDIRVDDFCG from the coding sequence ATGAACTGGATAAAATCTATTGCCAATACTACTGGTACTGTACATATTTTATTTGGTACTTATGATTTACTGAACTGTTGCCGTCTTAGTGGTCAAGTCAGCCGACGCAGTGAGGACATTCATTTACCTCGTTATTGTTCAGATAGCAAAGTTTCTGATGTCTGGCGGGATATTCGGGTGGATGATTTCTGTGGGTAG
- a CDS encoding integrase catalytic domain-containing protein codes for MLPNPKDKGNRVERFSDQTWEFIDKIIEQHYENFKQRNKLTTYGILAREWEKAGKTDPCPSRTTFYKHINSRADHRQTRKRQGNRAVYQKSSFYHELTFSTPCHGSHPFEICHIDQTELDIELVCQRTGCCLGRPWATVLIDAFSRRILAIYLTFDPPSYRSCMMVLRICVQRLRRLPETLIVDNGVEFGSIYFETLLAAFGCIKKQRPVASPRFGSIIERFFGTSHTEFFYNLKGNTQITKQIRLVRTYALTNERKNAGKKRISDR; via the coding sequence TTGTTGCCAAATCCTAAAGACAAAGGAAACCGTGTTGAGCGATTTTCAGATCAAACTTGGGAGTTCATCGATAAAATTATTGAGCAGCATTACGAGAATTTTAAACAGAGAAATAAACTGACAACTTACGGTATTCTGGCAAGAGAGTGGGAAAAAGCGGGAAAAACAGACCCTTGCCCCAGCCGTACTACGTTTTACAAGCACATCAACAGTAGAGCAGATCATAGACAAACTCGTAAGAGGCAAGGAAATCGGGCAGTTTACCAAAAAAGCTCGTTTTATCATGAATTAACGTTCTCGACACCTTGCCACGGAAGTCATCCCTTTGAAATTTGTCACATTGACCAGACCGAGTTAGATATTGAGTTAGTTTGCCAAAGGACAGGATGTTGTTTGGGTAGACCTTGGGCAACCGTTTTGATTGATGCTTTTTCCCGGCGTATTTTAGCTATCTATTTGACTTTTGACCCGCCGTCCTATCGCTCCTGCATGATGGTGTTACGAATTTGCGTGCAGAGACTAAGGCGGTTACCAGAAACTTTGATAGTAGATAACGGTGTAGAATTTGGCAGTATTTACTTTGAAACTCTTTTAGCAGCCTTTGGTTGTATAAAGAAACAACGCCCTGTTGCTAGTCCTAGATTTGGTTCAATAATTGAACGTTTTTTTGGCACCAGTCATACTGAATTCTTCTACAATCTGAAAGGAAACACCCAAATTACAAAGCAAATTCGCTTAGTCAGAACTTACGCATTGACAAATGAGAGAAAGAATGCAGGGAAGAAAAGAATAAGCGATCGCTAG
- a CDS encoding DNA-directed RNA polymerase subunit alpha C-terminal domain-containing protein, whose translation MNVNTVYEQLAKIDRVLEILEDNKPNGLIDDNVDSVEKISLPQSSDSISPDNQLVEVANSNVDPVEEINGDNTPVSVVDENSIESLNLKRNTYTALKEAQVNTIEDLKKYGVTGLRTLKNLGNKSVSQIVEALQSRGIELPELPELPDPEHTPSL comes from the coding sequence GTGAATGTAAATACTGTTTATGAGCAACTAGCAAAAATAGATAGAGTTCTAGAAATACTTGAGGACAATAAGCCGAATGGCCTTATTGATGACAATGTAGACAGTGTTGAAAAAATTAGCTTACCTCAAAGCTCCGACTCAATCTCGCCGGATAATCAGCTTGTAGAGGTTGCCAACAGTAATGTAGATCCCGTAGAGGAAATAAATGGGGATAATACACCTGTAAGTGTTGTTGATGAAAACAGTATTGAGTCATTGAATTTGAAAAGAAATACTTATACAGCACTTAAAGAAGCACAAGTTAACACAATAGAAGATTTAAAGAAATATGGTGTCACAGGCTTGCGAACGCTGAAAAATCTGGGAAATAAATCTGTATCTCAGATAGTTGAAGCATTGCAAAGCCGAGGGATTGAGTTACCAGAGTTACCAGAGTTACCAGACCCGGAACACACGCCTTCTCTCTGA
- a CDS encoding serine/threonine-protein kinase, which translates to MSYCTNINCLRPQNSEISRFCNSCGQELLLKQRYRPLAVIGRGGFGRTFLAIDEHLPEQPKCAIKQLCFQEENTEIWHKAVNLFHEEALRLNQLEHSQIPKLLAQFEQNKKFYILEELVDGQTLAQELQQQGVFQEPQIWEILKSLLLTLQFVHSRQVIHRDIKPENIMRRSVRGDLVLIDFGVAKLATNTRQLRTGTIVGSPEYIAPEQMRGKALPASDLYSLGVTCIYLLTNVSPFDLFDITNDCWVWQKHLPANNTVSLHLCEILDKLLQNAVSQRFQSATEVLHTLEQQPKKLLNISNYQTVSTINYTHLRGLLAKGKWQSADRETWELMSQALAKPRGSYIFSSDVEKIPCPDLQTIDHLWVNSSQGRFGFSVQTLIYKNVNGDYGIFCHQVGWYIYSYTSANSEFDFSLKAPIGHLPSRIWIGGSQPWRYPNALAIKLAACSIS; encoded by the coding sequence ATGAGCTATTGTACTAATATTAATTGCCTGCGTCCGCAAAATTCTGAAATCTCTCGTTTTTGTAATAGTTGTGGTCAGGAATTGTTACTCAAACAGCGATATCGCCCACTCGCTGTCATTGGACGCGGTGGCTTTGGGAGAACGTTTTTAGCTATTGATGAACATCTTCCAGAACAACCCAAATGTGCAATTAAACAGCTATGTTTTCAAGAGGAAAATACTGAAATTTGGCACAAGGCAGTCAATTTATTTCACGAGGAAGCACTTCGTCTTAATCAATTAGAACACTCTCAAATACCCAAATTACTAGCACAATTTGAACAAAATAAAAAGTTTTATATCCTCGAAGAATTAGTAGATGGACAAACACTCGCCCAGGAATTACAACAACAAGGTGTTTTTCAAGAACCGCAAATTTGGGAAATATTAAAAAGTTTATTGCTCACACTCCAATTTGTCCATTCCAGACAAGTAATCCACCGAGATATTAAACCGGAAAATATTATGCGTCGTTCGGTTCGAGGAGACTTAGTTTTAATAGATTTTGGAGTTGCTAAACTCGCCACTAATACGAGGCAACTTCGTACAGGCACAATAGTAGGTAGTCCAGAATATATTGCTCCCGAACAAATGCGAGGAAAGGCATTACCAGCTAGCGATCTGTACAGTTTGGGTGTAACATGTATTTACTTACTCACCAATGTTTCTCCCTTTGATTTGTTCGATATTACTAACGATTGCTGGGTATGGCAAAAACATTTACCAGCAAACAATACTGTTAGCCTTCACCTCTGTGAAATCTTAGATAAACTTTTACAAAATGCCGTTTCTCAACGCTTCCAATCTGCAACAGAAGTATTGCATACACTAGAGCAACAACCGAAGAAATTGCTAAATATTTCTAACTATCAGACAGTAAGTACTATTAATTACACACATTTGCGTGGTTTATTAGCAAAAGGAAAATGGCAATCAGCAGATCGAGAAACTTGGGAACTAATGTCTCAAGCACTAGCAAAGCCTAGAGGTAGTTATATATTTAGTAGTGATGTTGAAAAAATTCCCTGTCCAGATTTGCAGACTATTGACCATTTATGGGTGAATTCCAGTCAGGGACGCTTTGGTTTTAGTGTACAGACACTTATTTATAAAAACGTTAATGGAGATTATGGTATTTTTTGTCATCAAGTTGGTTGGTATATATACAGTTATACTTCTGCCAACTCGGAATTTGATTTTAGTCTCAAAGCACCAATCGGTCATTTACCCTCACGTATTTGGATTGGTGGTTCTCAACCGTGGCGATACCCCAATGCTTTAGCTATAAAACTAGCAGCTTGTAGTATTAGTTAG
- a CDS encoding AAA family ATPase has product MLTKSSTERLNYFHSITVGHLRLRQALDALLINLQQQTDICVLFVVGLAGVGKTTLRLRAEKLLLEEALTSMSHNTCQIPVAGIEAIPAEGGKFNYKDYYLRVLESLEQLSVTLSTTNSKPNFQNHAIASTTYFASKSSDIVRRALEQAMRHHQMTALMVDKAQHLLMLAGGEQMLH; this is encoded by the coding sequence TTGCTAACAAAATCCTCAACAGAACGGTTAAACTATTTTCATAGCATTACAGTTGGGCATTTACGTTTAAGACAAGCTTTAGATGCTTTATTAATCAATCTTCAACAACAAACAGATATTTGTGTTCTGTTTGTTGTTGGACTAGCAGGTGTGGGCAAAACGACTTTAAGGCTGCGAGCCGAAAAGCTGTTATTGGAAGAGGCATTAACATCCATGAGTCACAATACCTGCCAAATTCCAGTTGCAGGAATAGAAGCAATTCCAGCAGAAGGTGGAAAGTTTAATTACAAGGATTACTACTTAAGGGTTTTAGAATCTTTGGAACAGCTTTCAGTAACTTTAAGCACTACAAACAGTAAACCTAATTTCCAAAATCATGCAATTGCTTCCACCACATACTTTGCTTCCAAAAGTTCTGATATTGTACGTCGTGCTTTAGAACAAGCTATGCGGCATCATCAAATGACAGCACTAATGGTAGACAAAGCTCAACACCTACTAATGCTAGCTGGTGGGGAGCAAATGCTACACTAG
- a CDS encoding S1/P1 nuclease yields the protein MFDHPVWHYINFPYQPGSSSNSIPREILGEENIIFAFQKNLDIIQSNATNSEKAVAICWLFHLVGDVHQPLHTTKLITNQYKEPEGDRGGTRFYIRVNPNSQTISLHKFWDDLILGSENFQTVRNTATKIRVSYQRSKLPELRETQFNNWAKLESFNIAKQKAYLNGKLSGSSDKNDGKPLPPNYAATAKPIAERRMSLAGYRLADVLNKLFAKR from the coding sequence GTGTTTGATCACCCAGTTTGGCACTATATCAATTTTCCTTATCAACCTGGTAGTTCTTCAAACTCTATTCCTCGTGAAATTCTAGGTGAAGAAAATATTATATTTGCTTTTCAAAAAAATCTTGATATTATTCAAAGTAATGCCACCAACAGCGAAAAAGCAGTTGCAATATGCTGGTTATTCCATCTAGTAGGAGATGTGCATCAGCCATTGCATACTACCAAATTAATAACTAACCAGTATAAAGAACCAGAAGGTGATAGAGGTGGTACACGCTTTTATATTAGAGTTAACCCAAATAGTCAAACAATTAGTTTGCATAAATTCTGGGATGACCTCATACTAGGCTCAGAAAACTTTCAAACTGTTCGCAACACCGCAACCAAGATAAGAGTATCCTATCAACGCAGTAAATTGCCAGAATTAAGAGAAACTCAATTTAATAATTGGGCAAAATTAGAGAGTTTTAATATCGCTAAACAAAAAGCATATCTTAATGGCAAGCTTTCTGGCAGTAGTGATAAAAATGATGGAAAGCCGTTACCGCCAAATTATGCTGCTACCGCCAAACCAATAGCAGAACGCCGCATGAGCTTGGCAGGCTACCGTCTAGCTGATGTGCTTAATAAACTGTTCGCCAAGCGATAA